The Arvicanthis niloticus isolate mArvNil1 chromosome 8, mArvNil1.pat.X, whole genome shotgun sequence genome segment TCTGGGAACTGGACATCACTGCagtacctgtaatcctagctacttgAAGTGCTGGAATGGAGGACCGGAaactcagggccagcctgggctacatacatagATCTGTGCTTTAGATCTGAACAGCAATGTGCCTACTGGACAACCTGCTAAAAGCAGTGTGAAGGAAGATTCTAGAACACTTCTGAGAAAACCAGAATGGAGTATGTAAGTGGAGAGGTCAGGAAAGCACATATGTCCTAAAAAACATCACTCAGAGTCCAGCTGCTGTGGGCTCTTCTGTTTATTagattattattactattactgttaTCATTGGAGACAGTGATAATAGGAATGAATTTGAAGTTGGGAAGACTCTGGGTGAGAGCAAGCGTCATCAGTTGGTGTGAGGGACATCTATACCCAGGTGCCATGACCTGAATGCACAAACAAAAAGGCACTCAGAAAGGCTCTGGTAAGGTCTGAGCCAGAAGGACCTTGGGACCTACTGTGGTGGCAATGCCCTCCTCCCCTTCATGTGAAGTGAGGTTTCTGCTCTCTAAGCCTTCAGAATTCCCTAAGAAAACTACATCGGTGGTATGGTACCAAGGGGCCAAACAGAAGGAGAACTTGACAAAGCATGCCCAGCTTGGAGAAGAGGCTGGGACCCAGAGGATCTGGCCACCTGTTCCCACTTCCTTCAACCCGACAGTGCGGTGAATGGTAGATTAGGATCTTTGTAGATCACTTTTTACATATATGGGATTGTCCGAATcatcaatgcaaaaatatgaCTGCCTTTTGGACTAGATTAGAAAAGCTAGATATATCATAGTCAGATATCTGGgtggattatttttctttgacttAATTTTCAATGCATGTATATGCGTACCACAAATAAAGGTCTGTATATGTTTACCAGAGCTGTTTGCACACACATTAGTAAGGACGCAGACTTTGGTCATATGGAGGCTGGTGAAGGAGTGGGGCAAAGGCACTATTTGCAAAGTGTGTCCTACTGGGTACGGGTTTGGTTTAGGTACTCCATGATGTCTGACTGGACAATTCTGACAGGAGTCTTGTGGAACCAGCGCATGACAGGGACTCCATCAGGTCCCACCAGGAATTTCTCAAAGTTCCAGCGGATGTCATGGACCTTCATGGGATCCCAGAAGAGATATTCTGGAGAGCCAAAATCTTCCGAGGTAGGAGGGCAGGAATTCTGGAGCAGAGATAAGAAAAAAGGAGATATGgtctcatttctgcttctgttgtCCATTGTCCAGTCTCCTCTGCCCACCACTTGTACATCTTAACATTTTAAACTCCTTCATGTGTTTCTGGCCCATCACAGACAAGTCAGTGTATTGCCACTAGCACTCCAAGGCACTCTAACCAGGTTAGAAGGTGACAGTGAAAAGCACCCCACTTTCCTGCCTCTCCTCTAGTCTCATGCTTTCATCAAGAGGTTTCAGTAAAAGAATAACTTCAGtctggcatggtagcacatacctttaatcccagcacttaggaggcagaagtaggtggttctccaagttcaaggtcagcccttGGTAGGGGAAAGGGTTGTAGTGGTGGTGGGtgagtatatatttttatatatttaatataataatacaaaagtattatatataatcctaagtgctgagatttcaggcatgAGCAACTGTCCCAGTAGGACTTTTCTATTACACAACTCTGTGTGGATAATATcactgtgttgtttgttttgaaagaggGCCTTGTTACATAGCTGTGACTGGCCTAGAAAGGACTATTTAGACTAAATCTAGAACTCACGGCCATCCTCCTGCTTCCGCATCCTGAGTACCAGCATTATAGAAATGAGTCACCATGTTTTGGCATGGTCATTTTCTGTGCTGTAAAAAGCAGCTCGTGTGGTATAGCCTAACTGTAACATTATTGGAATAAATAATTGCCTTTTATGTCCAGTAAGTTGATCTTTTGTTTCAGTTTACTGTGGATGAGTGAAGGCATCCACAGGGACAGCTGTGTCACTCTTGGGACAAGTGACTAAGTGATCCATGTGGGGAAGGGTCTTCTCCTAGCAATTGTGGTTGTACTACTCTGTAATTCTTATCCTTTGGCAGTCTCTCCTATCCTTGTCTATGTCATCTCCTGACTTTATAGTAGATCCTTTAGATAAGAGATTAACCTATTAATAAGTGTTAACTTGTATTTCACAGTTCCTTGAAAAAGTAGGGGTTTGACTGATGCTCACTAAATAAGCAAATCATTAGTATTCATCAGAGGAGGTTAGTCTATGCCAGCGCTATCATGTATGTTTTCTCTGCTTGAGACTAATGCTTCATTTCCATGAGCTTATTCCCTTTTATGAATCCCAGCTCATCCTCAATGCCAGCCCCGTTGCTTCCAGAGAGTTCTGTGTGGCCATGCTTGCTCACTCACCTTAAGGAAGGAAAAAACCTTTTGTTCATTGTCTCCGTTCACATCCCCCTTCTCAAAGAGCTGGAAATTAGGGACATAGCCACCGCCTGGTCGCACGTATCTGCAGTGAAGCAAAGCGTTCTCAAGAGAATCCAAATTAAGTCAAGGAGGAATAGGAATGGCTACCAGTGGTCCTCACAAAGGGACAGAAAGGACTGCAGAAAGAGAGGGATGAAGACAAGTCTCTGGGCTCAAGATTCCAAGCAAGGGGCTTTGTGGAACTGAAGAATTCTAAGACAGTAGGGAGGGGATGTTTTGACTTCAGATTTCCATGCACATCTCTATTCTTTTCCCTGAACATCTTTTCCTTAGATCTTCCCTACTCTGGCCCTCAGTGGAGCCGAGTGTGGGACGAGTACTTGGGCATTTCTGGCTGGGCTAGATGGAATTCAAGGCATCATGGTGACATTCTTCAACCCATTGCTCTATCACCTTCCCCTGGAAGATTCCAGAATGGGAAGGTAACTCGGCAGATGAGGAAAGGCATCTCTGGGGCCCCACACGGCACTCACTTGAGTCcaaggaggatctctgagttctttccaggTTCTTGTTTTCCAAACTGGTTGCACGGAAAGCCCAACACACTGACGTTGAAGggcttcagctcctcctgcagtgTGTTCAGTTCTGTAGGCAGAG includes the following:
- the Gpx6 gene encoding glutathione peroxidase 6, producing MAQQFWGSCLFSLFMAALAQETLNPQKSKVECNKGVAGTVYDYGANTLDGGEHVQFRQYAGKHILFVNVASFCGLTATYPELNTLQEELKPFNVSVLGFPCNQFGKQEPGKNSEILLGLKYVRPGGGYVPNFQLFEKGDVNGDNEQKVFSFLKNSCPPTSEDFGSPEYLFWDPMKVHDIRWNFEKFLVGPDGVPVMRWFHKTPVRIVQSDIMEYLNQTRTQ